One window of the Octopus sinensis linkage group LG9, ASM634580v1, whole genome shotgun sequence genome contains the following:
- the LOC115215806 gene encoding monocarboxylate transporter 4-like, translated as MNLEDDTNNPTADTTEEYVNSDQDGYLKVADGVLTVNITKKDVWDNLSGDLKNASKDKMYKIKFQNDVDLPTNDIIKEVTNPGIENLAFTLDGAENEDKSDRSNSFNVQVNRVDIVEEVLAEKNHHVENSEKQIGNGIETELPEVPASVITNREGSEIEDISHATRSGTFDSSVFEGLARHSIDVKANVLSEDISPFRRGMIMLFCFLMQCCTGLLYSLGLIYVILLDVFGASRSVTSLVQSLCLAVTYGLGFFMGMVIEKIGLRLSILCGSVLATIGFAASAFAPQIYYIIVLIGIIGGIGISLLTISSFAAIPIYFKDNQNAAVAFTSTGTGVGSVVWPLVMTQFIKEYNWGGNYLLVGGIMFNACVMAMFFKSQKLAPEQKAIAKANRSMKTVRRHFKEMIKNPRFIAYLFWSAFDSFSISVLSQMLVDFGLQLGYSPSDSSALLISYLLSNAVGRFLVGILNRFKIPHFILFGIFCYMCGASFIALSFTSTYKYSLAFGIASGFTLGLHVSMSMVILLRIVGPEKYGLGWGLSASCLGIGFSCSGPFAGMIADMYSYNMSFFISGIAVIFISTCFSIVVFCSRKTKTIYNFCY; from the exons ATGAACCTTGAAGACGATACTAATAATCCAACAGCTGATACCACAGAGGAATATGTTAATTCCGACCAAGACGGATACTTGAAAGTTGCTGATGGAGTCCTTACGGTTAACATTACAAAGAAAGATGTTTGGGACAACTTAAGCGGAGATCTAAAAAATGCCTCTAAAGATAAAATGTATAAGATTAAATTTCAGAACGATGTTGACCTTCCTACGAACGATATAATAAAAGAGGTTACAAATCCAGGGATTGAAAATTTGGCATTTACATTAGATGGTGCAGAAAACGAGGACAAAAGCGATCGTTCGAATTCATTCAATGTTCAAGTGAACAGAGTCGATATAGTGGAAGAGGTACTTGCCGAGAAAAACCATCATGTAGAGAACTCAGAAAAACAAATAGGTAACGGGATAGAAACTGAGCTTCCAGAAGTTCCAGCCAGTGTAATTACCAACAGAGAAGGCTCAGAAATAGAAGATATATCACATGCAACTCGATCTGGAACTTTTGATTCCAGTGTTTTCGAAGGACTCGCTCGACACAGTATCGACGTAAAAGCAAATGTATTATCGGAAGATATCAGTCCATTCAGGAGAGGGATGATAATGTTGTTTTGCTTCCTTATGCAATGTTGTACCGGACTTCTTTACTCTCTGGGACTAATCTACGTCATACTTCTGGATGTATTTGGTGCTTCCCGTTCTGTAACCAGTTTGGTCCAGTCACTCTGTTTAGCAGTGACATATGGATTAg gATTTTTCATGGGAATGGTAATAGAAAAAATTGGTCTTAGGCTCTCTATTTTGTGTGGTAGTGTGCTCGCTACGATAGGATTTGCGGCATCGGCGTTTGCACCGCAGATCTATTACATCATCGTACTTATAGGAATTATAGGAG GTATCGGTATCAGCCTGCTAACCATTTCCTCGTTCGCAGCCATTCCAATCTACTTCAAAGACAATCAAAATGCTGCTGTTGCTTTTACTTCAACGGGGACAGGGGTCGGTTCTGTTGTTTGGCCTCTTGTAATGACACAGTTTATTAAAGAATATAATTGGGGAGGAAACTACCTTTTGGTTGGTGGAATTATGTTCAATGCATGCGTGATGGCCATGTTCTTTAAATCACAGAAACTTGCACCGGAACAAAAAGCAATAGCTAAAGCAAACAGATCAATGAAGACGGTACGAAGACATTTCAAGGAAATGATTAAAAACCCACGATTTATAGCTTACTTGTTTTGGTCAGCTTTTGATAGCTTCTCAATTTCTGTACTAAGCCAAATGTTGGTGGATTTTGGTTTACAACTCG GTTACAGTCCATCAGATAGCAGTGCTCTATTGATTTCTTACTTGCTGTCCAATGCAGTGGGAAGGTTCTTGGTCGGAATTTTGAATCGTTTTAAAATCCCTCACTTCATTTTATTCGGAATATTCTGTTACATGTGTGGCGCGTCGTTCATTGCTCTGAGTTTCACATCAACATACAAATATTCTCTTGCATTTGGCATTGCAAGTGGTTTCACGTTGGGGCTTCATGTATCAATGTCAATGGTCATTTTATTAAGGATAGTCGGCCCCGAAAAATATGGTCTTGGATGGGGTCTTTCAGCTAGTTGCCTTGGAATTGGTTTCAGCTGTTCTGGACCTTTTGCAG GTATGATCGCCGACATGTATTCTTACAACATGTCCTTTTTCATCTCTGGTATCGCCGTAATTTTTATTTCGACCTGTTTCAGCATAGTCGTGTTTTGCAGCCGTAAAACGAAGACAATTTATAACTTTTGTTATTAG